One window of the Natrarchaeobius halalkaliphilus genome contains the following:
- a CDS encoding MFS transporter — protein sequence MPTDGSERPDSRRSWIVAITGAIAMIFTFGTPVSYGIFREPFSDAFGISPVALSGVFAIMLFTFFIGSGLVGVFGVRFPARAVLLVCAITTGVLAPAIYLTESIIGLTVVFAVLGLSLGTVFVLVASVVPRWFDTRSGAATGLIFVGNGLGLFVLPPVWQFALAEVGVRRGFFIIISVSALAFALTGFVCRRPTWVEQSTATADELLEWIARLARMRTFQFLFVGIALSFTWYQLLAAYAVDLFVARGLTEAGASTAFGLIGGVSIISRIGGGYLGDVVGSRKAFLASLVSITAGLLLLFVSAVPTLVIAVFLIGLGLGGTATLYIPLLMSIYSPEKDTAIVGVFNLAGGIAALAMPPLGTITVAYTGDFTMAIALTVAMSVIGFWTVAVGTGGS from the coding sequence GTGCCAACCGACGGTTCGGAACGTCCAGACAGCCGACGCAGCTGGATAGTAGCGATTACCGGTGCGATTGCGATGATCTTCACGTTCGGAACGCCGGTCTCGTACGGCATTTTTCGCGAGCCGTTCAGCGACGCGTTCGGCATCTCCCCGGTCGCTCTCTCCGGGGTATTCGCGATCATGCTCTTTACGTTTTTCATCGGCTCCGGTCTCGTCGGCGTGTTCGGCGTACGGTTTCCGGCTCGAGCGGTGTTGCTCGTCTGTGCGATCACGACCGGTGTTCTCGCACCGGCGATCTATCTCACGGAGTCGATCATCGGGCTGACTGTCGTGTTCGCCGTCCTCGGTCTCTCCCTCGGGACCGTTTTCGTTCTCGTCGCATCGGTCGTCCCGCGCTGGTTCGATACCCGTAGCGGCGCTGCCACCGGACTCATCTTCGTTGGCAACGGCCTCGGACTATTCGTGCTCCCTCCCGTCTGGCAGTTCGCTCTGGCTGAAGTCGGCGTCCGTCGAGGCTTTTTTATCATTATCTCGGTGAGCGCACTTGCGTTCGCCCTCACCGGTTTCGTCTGTCGACGACCGACCTGGGTCGAGCAATCGACCGCGACCGCCGACGAACTCCTCGAGTGGATCGCTCGACTCGCGCGGATGCGAACGTTTCAATTCCTGTTCGTCGGGATTGCCCTCTCTTTCACCTGGTATCAGTTGCTGGCCGCATACGCGGTCGACCTGTTCGTCGCCCGTGGATTGACGGAGGCCGGTGCGTCGACGGCGTTCGGTCTGATCGGCGGAGTCAGTATCATCTCGCGGATCGGTGGCGGCTATCTCGGTGACGTCGTCGGCTCCCGGAAAGCGTTCCTCGCGTCGCTCGTCAGTATCACTGCCGGCCTCCTCCTGTTGTTCGTCTCCGCCGTTCCGACGCTGGTGATCGCAGTTTTCCTGATCGGACTCGGTCTGGGCGGTACCGCAACCCTGTACATTCCGCTTCTCATGAGTATCTACTCGCCCGAGAAGGACACCGCTATCGTCGGCGTTTTCAACCTCGCCGGAGGGATTGCCGCGCTAGCGATGCCACCGCTCGGAACGATCACCGTCGCCTACACCGGTGATTTTACGATGGCGATCGCCCTGACGGTCGCGATGAGCGTCATCGGGTTCTGGACGGTCGCGGTCGGCACGGGAGGATCCTAA
- the yqeC gene encoding selenium cofactor biosynthesis protein YqeC yields MDVLEALCAESGLVAVVGAGGKKTTLYTLAERAAREGHRSVVTATVRIPIFDSAVERVAITEEPLETLERSERWPVGVVPEREREDRYLGYDPSVIDELAAADTAGPILVKADGARTRDLKAPDEHEPQLPRTVETVVPIASVQVVGAPLTADLVHRPERVAAITGRELGAPIRATDVARVLASDRGGLSAVPEDATVVALLNKVDDSDDRAVGTEIASDLLDRTDRVSHVVLARMIDDDPIVDVVHAGNGVL; encoded by the coding sequence ATGGACGTTCTCGAGGCACTGTGTGCGGAGTCTGGACTCGTCGCCGTCGTCGGTGCGGGCGGGAAGAAAACGACGCTCTACACGCTGGCCGAACGCGCCGCTCGAGAGGGACACCGGTCAGTCGTCACCGCGACGGTTCGCATCCCGATCTTCGATTCGGCAGTCGAGCGTGTCGCCATCACCGAAGAACCCCTCGAGACGCTCGAGCGTTCGGAACGCTGGCCGGTAGGTGTGGTTCCCGAACGCGAGCGAGAGGATCGGTACCTCGGCTACGATCCGTCGGTGATCGACGAACTCGCAGCGGCTGACACGGCCGGTCCGATTCTGGTCAAAGCCGACGGTGCGCGAACGCGAGATCTCAAAGCGCCCGACGAACACGAGCCACAGCTCCCACGGACCGTCGAGACGGTCGTCCCGATCGCAAGCGTTCAGGTCGTCGGAGCACCGCTTACGGCAGACCTGGTCCATCGCCCGGAACGGGTGGCGGCGATCACCGGCCGGGAACTCGGCGCACCGATCCGGGCGACGGACGTGGCTCGAGTGCTCGCGAGCGATCGCGGCGGACTGTCGGCCGTGCCCGAAGACGCGACGGTCGTCGCCTTGCTCAACAAAGTCGACGACTCCGATGACCGGGCTGTCGGAACCGAGATCGCCTCGGACTTACTCGATCGCACGGATCGCGTGAGCCACGTCGTCCTCGCGCGGATGATCGACGACGACCCGATCGTCGACGTCGTCCACGCAGGGAACGGAGTGTTGTAG
- a CDS encoding ArsR family transcriptional regulator, producing MSHTADDVFDDPFAEQREMRELLSQETRHLIVQCLLGHPHHLASLAELTYMIQKNEGAVLDQLETLQEAGLLDVYVHEPNISTRDLPSRFWGPTERGVDVLYEHNFLRGVPVARAVYEETNKSEKVRRHETAPRPSLPDAVREALQFEEPVPEEIE from the coding sequence ATGAGCCATACGGCGGACGATGTCTTCGACGATCCTTTCGCCGAGCAACGCGAAATGCGGGAGCTACTCTCCCAGGAGACTCGTCATCTGATCGTCCAGTGTCTGCTGGGCCATCCTCACCATCTTGCGTCGCTTGCCGAACTTACCTACATGATCCAGAAAAATGAGGGAGCGGTTCTTGATCAACTCGAGACGCTTCAAGAGGCCGGTCTCTTGGACGTCTACGTCCACGAGCCCAACATCTCCACACGTGATCTGCCGTCTCGGTTTTGGGGCCCAACCGAACGTGGCGTCGACGTACTGTACGAACACAACTTCCTTCGCGGTGTCCCGGTCGCCCGGGCAGTCTACGAAGAGACGAACAAATCAGAGAAAGTTCGCCGACACGAAACGGCTCCACGACCATCGCTTCCTGATGCCGTCCGAGAGGCGCTCCAATTCGAGGAACCAGTTCCCGAAGAGATAGAATAG
- a CDS encoding tetratricopeptide repeat protein — translation MVQCRYCEQTFEEESALREHLYEVHERDEFSRIDQKRVEQYVDEHGLDESDNEEEQSPDQSIQREQRTVDTSDGIYPADRWELSDVEALSTDEIVAKLTEHGIETNETTFRNRVEDLDSATTLSEQWEAEYEVDATGYDQDFIWMAAQELWERWAPETPNKERIYDFVQEGRDLREKGNRAEACDQWLTAWEDILAVIPDDSTTIEEADRTLPTFLSLEAFIRSFDNDLATVAEDDPTYHEHRLEFCRQVCEKFPDADEEFLLDFRHFVADSLAELDRTAASRAEFEALIEEYPEDSWAYKKLADNYWLDDPNELSIDELERTAELYRAALDVEGPLEGATMVADRLEEVERRLTDARASNERGAEEP, via the coding sequence ATGGTCCAGTGTCGCTATTGCGAGCAAACCTTTGAGGAAGAGTCTGCGCTCCGTGAGCATCTCTACGAGGTCCACGAACGTGACGAATTCAGTCGGATTGACCAAAAGCGAGTTGAGCAATACGTCGATGAACACGGCTTGGACGAGAGTGACAACGAGGAAGAGCAGAGTCCCGATCAATCCATTCAGCGTGAGCAACGAACAGTCGATACATCAGACGGTATCTACCCCGCTGATAGGTGGGAACTCAGCGACGTCGAAGCACTCTCGACGGATGAAATCGTCGCGAAACTCACAGAGCACGGCATTGAAACGAACGAGACGACGTTTCGGAACCGAGTTGAAGACCTCGATTCGGCGACGACACTCTCTGAGCAGTGGGAAGCCGAATACGAGGTTGACGCCACGGGCTACGATCAGGACTTCATCTGGATGGCGGCACAGGAACTCTGGGAGCGGTGGGCACCCGAAACTCCGAATAAAGAACGGATCTACGACTTCGTGCAGGAGGGACGCGATCTCCGAGAGAAGGGAAACCGCGCTGAGGCCTGCGATCAGTGGCTAACTGCCTGGGAGGACATCCTCGCCGTTATACCCGACGACAGTACGACCATCGAAGAGGCAGACCGAACATTACCGACGTTTCTCTCGCTCGAGGCGTTCATTCGATCGTTCGACAACGATCTTGCCACCGTCGCTGAGGACGATCCCACGTATCACGAGCACCGACTCGAGTTCTGTCGGCAGGTCTGTGAGAAGTTTCCGGACGCAGACGAGGAGTTCCTGCTTGACTTTCGCCACTTCGTCGCCGACTCGCTCGCGGAACTGGACAGAACCGCTGCCAGCAGGGCCGAGTTCGAGGCGCTCATCGAGGAGTATCCCGAGGATTCCTGGGCGTACAAGAAACTCGCGGATAACTACTGGCTCGATGATCCCAACGAACTATCGATCGATGAGCTGGAGCGTACTGCGGAACTGTACCGAGCAGCGCTGGACGTCGAGGGTCCTCTCGAAGGAGCGACGATGGTAGCCGACCGTCTCGAGGAAGTCGAACGACGACTGACTGACGCGAGGGCGTCCAACGAAAGGGGAGCTGAAGAGCCATGA
- a CDS encoding tyrosine-type recombinase/integrase, whose product MSSREEDPEQPVSDDQLALLNARQKEVYNAKLVRFSEYLATEAKEPKRNIGYSDGVVAERVSRFHRMIKWLWTSEEVITEIGTDDLDKINLALEKDQLQKFDGDPYVDGSKRKFNDVLKNWCSFQNEDWQPEYEFSDNGPQKENRPDPFTKEELKLLTEAALTYKSIKSYSNQTPDERDRCRAYIAQELGKPKENVHPDDWEKINRSWKIPSLIRTSRGHGWRPDLVGRMKLQWYEPKTQTIHIPAGEAPKNDDPWNVELTDEEALYLENWLEQRELLECYDGRDEIWLNRKGNPYDSGPLNYLLRNLMEEAGIETRGRMLVWYSFRHAIGTYIYDEYRDLEIVAEQLRQNTTEAASKYVHKLPELKREAAEIM is encoded by the coding sequence ATGAGCAGCCGTGAAGAAGATCCTGAGCAACCCGTCTCTGACGACCAGTTAGCGCTGCTCAATGCGCGGCAAAAAGAGGTCTACAACGCAAAGTTGGTTCGATTTAGTGAGTATCTAGCGACCGAAGCCAAAGAGCCAAAACGGAATATCGGTTACTCGGACGGTGTAGTTGCCGAGCGAGTTTCTCGCTTCCACAGGATGATAAAGTGGCTCTGGACCTCAGAAGAAGTTATAACGGAAATTGGTACCGATGATCTAGACAAAATCAATCTTGCACTAGAGAAGGATCAGCTCCAGAAGTTCGACGGAGATCCATACGTGGACGGTAGCAAACGTAAATTTAACGACGTACTGAAGAACTGGTGCTCATTCCAGAATGAAGATTGGCAGCCAGAGTATGAGTTCAGTGATAACGGTCCACAGAAGGAAAACAGACCAGATCCGTTTACGAAGGAGGAACTGAAGCTCTTGACGGAAGCAGCACTCACCTACAAGTCCATCAAGAGTTACAGCAATCAGACGCCTGATGAACGAGACAGGTGCAGAGCCTATATTGCTCAGGAGCTTGGCAAGCCAAAAGAAAACGTACATCCCGATGACTGGGAGAAAATCAATCGCTCTTGGAAGATTCCCTCGCTCATCCGAACGAGCCGTGGGCACGGATGGCGACCGGATCTGGTTGGACGAATGAAGCTGCAGTGGTACGAACCGAAGACCCAAACAATTCACATACCGGCGGGTGAAGCTCCGAAAAACGATGATCCGTGGAACGTTGAACTGACTGATGAAGAGGCCCTCTATCTTGAGAATTGGTTAGAACAGCGAGAACTGTTGGAGTGCTATGATGGCCGCGATGAAATCTGGCTCAACCGAAAAGGCAACCCGTACGATTCCGGGCCGTTGAATTATCTTCTAAGAAACCTCATGGAGGAGGCTGGCATTGAAACACGTGGCCGAATGCTTGTCTGGTATTCATTTCGGCATGCGATCGGGACCTACATCTACGACGAATACCGGGATCTCGAAATCGTTGCAGAGCAACTCAGACAGAACACGACTGAAGCTGCGAGTAAGTATGTTCACAAGTTGCCGGAACTCAAACGCGAAGCGGCTGAGATTATGTGA